In Papio anubis isolate 15944 chromosome 20, Panubis1.0, whole genome shotgun sequence, the genomic window ATGCGCAGACTAAACTCCGCGTTGTGGGCGTGGGCGGGGAAGGGGCTTCTCATTCTGCCAGCACACGAGATGTCCAAAGTGACGCCATGCCCGTTAGCGGTGACGTcacgggagtgcaatggcgcgatctcggctcgctgcaacctctgcctcccgggttcgtgcagttctcctgcctcagcctcccgagtagctgggattacagggaacCCCCACcatgccctgataatttttgtattcttaatagagtcagggtttcaccatgttggccaggctggtttccacctcctgacctcaggtgatccgcccgcctcggcctggcaaagtgctgggattacaggcaggagccactgcacctggccccgaGTTTTATTCTGGCAGATAGGGCAAAGTGGAAGTTACTCAAGACTAGAAATACCTGAAAGGCCaccaagcagaggaaaaaaacctTACATTGGTAGCAGGGGCAAGGTGCCATTTTGTAGCCTCATTCATTCTTTAGGGATCCGGATTTTTGGAATGAACCTACTATTTTAATTCCTGGGTCTCCCGCCAGGAGTACTTTGTTGTACTATCCCCAATCTGACCCCAAAAGTATTTAAAGATGTTAACTTTCAAAGCCTCACGacattaaaaacagaattctCCCTTGGATCTGCCAGTCCTAGAGGCATCCCAGAGGGGTTGGGCTGAGCCACAAGACCCCAAAGGAATAGAAGCATGAAGAAGGCCAGTTTAAGAGGCAGGGTGAACCAGATTAAGCCATTgtaggccagcctgggcaacagagcaacagtctatcttaaaaataaaaccaataaacagaaccaaaacttACCAGTTAGGTTCAAGGATTCAGTAAATTAATATGTGGAGTATTTACGGCAGCAACAGTCATTCCCCCGTTGGTTTTGAGGGTTATGGGGTAAATACGGGTCCCTGGAATCTTGTGGAACAGTCAGTAACCTCTCTAGCAACAGCTGAAAAAGGAGATATACTGGaaaccctccccacccccaaaaagaCCACTGCTGGGTTTCCTGAAGTCTGTCTTTCCCCAAAAGGAGACACAGGAGGGAGACACAAAACttaatttaatagaaattttGTTTGTAGTTCTTACATTCTCAGTGTGAGCCAATCTGGGACCCACTGCCCCACCCAGAAGTGGCCCAGTTCTGGGGGCAGGGGAGAAAGGGCGGGGTGAAATGAGAAGAGCCCCATTCTTCCTCAGTGCTGGGGGGTTGGAGACACCACCCCCTTCTCCTGCCCCCCTCTGGGCTCCAGGAAGGAGAGCAGATGAAATTTCAGGCCTGCAGCTTCTCCACACCACTGCCCCCCAGGTTGGAGGGGAGCTAAGAGATATGGTGAGAGAAGGGGACAGAGGCAAGAAAAGATGTTGATCAAGAAAGATGAGAACCAGGGGTGAGGGCTGAAGGAGAATCAAAGATAAAacaccagttaaaaaaaaaaaaaaaaaggggggggggggggggggaacagTGGAGGAGGGGAACAAAACCAAAATCCACCCCAAATCCGAACCAgcctggaaaaaaatgaaagttctcGAGTCTCACAGAGACATTATTTGGCGCGGCCAGCTCTGCGGCAGGAGCGCTCAGGCCTCAGTCCAGCCCTGGAGGCAGGCCTCTCTACAGCTCGTCCTTGGCCTGGCCGGGGACatcttcctcctcatcttcctccttgtcctcctcatcctcctcatcCTCATCTTTGTCCTCATCGtcctccttctcctctgcctcctcctcctctttgcgcttcttgtcttcttcctcctccttaaGCCTCTGCTCCTCGTCCTGTTTGTCCTTCATTTGTTTCTCTGCTGCCTGCAGGCAGACCACACACCTCAGGACCTTGCACCCTGCCTTCCCTGCCCGCCCCCCACATCAGGACTAGGACTCACCTTTGTTACGCCCCACGTCTCATTGCCAAACTCCTCGGCGTATGCCTCATCGTTGGTGATAAGGAAGTTGTCAAAGATGGTGCCAGACTTGACCTGGAGGATGAATGGGAAGGATGGTCAGAGGTGACACCCGATAGCCCTTCCTTTGGACAGGGTTTCCACCTGTGTTCCTATAACCACTATACCCTGCTGCCTGCATCTGCAGAAAAGACAAGGAACGCTGCTGACATTGCAGTTAAAAAGATGGAGAgtccggacacggtggctcacacctgtaatcctcacccagaggccaaggcgggtggatcacgaggtcaggagatcgagaccatcctggctaacacggtgaaaccccgtctctactaaaaatacaaaaaattagccgggcgtggtggtgggcgcctgtagtcccagctactcgggaggctgagggaggagaatggcgtgaacccaggaggcggagtttgcagtgagcagagatcgggcaactgcactccagcctgggcgacagagagagactccatctcaaaaaaagatggagagatggccaggcacaggctcacgcctgtaatcccagcactttgggaggccatggtgagcagatcacttgacgccaggagttgaagaccaacctgggcaacatagtgaaaccctgtctccacttaaaaaaaaaaaaaaaaaaaaaaaaaaatagcccggtgtctgtggtggcacatgcctggtatgcctgtaatcccagctactcaggaggctgaggcaggagaatcacttgaacctgggaggcggaggttgtggtgagtcaagattgcatcattgcactccagcctgggcaacaagagtgaaattccatctcaaaaaaacaaaaaaaacaaaaaaaacccagcgctgtggcacatgcctgtaattccagctgttcgagaggctgaggcctgagaatcacttgaacctggaaggcagtgactgcagtaagccgagatcaagccactgcactccaacctgggtgacagagcaagactctgtctttatatttaaaaaaaaaaaaaaaaaaaaaaaaaggatggagtGACTCAGGTGTTGTACTGCCCGGGTTCAAACCCCAGCTTTGTGGTTTCCTGCCCCCATGACCTTGGGCTACTGACTTCAGTTCTCTGCAcctgtttcttctgtttctcacTCTCTTATTCAGATATTTTTCAGGTACCTACTAAATGCCAAGATATGTCTTGGGCACACAGGGTATTTCAGtgaccaaaaaagacaaaaattcagtCCCagctttttttgaaacagggtctcactgtcacccaggctggagtgcagtgacatgatcatggctcactgcagcctcgatgcCCCAGGCTCAAGTATCATCCTCCTTCCTtggtagcttggactacaggtatgcatgacatctggctaatttttaaagtttttgtagaggctaggcacagtggctcaacccgtgtaatcccagtactttgggaggccgaggcgggcagatcacctgaggccaggagttcgagaccaatcttggcaacatggtgaagccctgtctccaccaaaaaaaaaaaaaaaaaaaaaaaaacagccaggcgtggtggcgggcgcctgtagtcccagctactcgggaggctgagacaggagaatgccgtaaacctgggaggcggagcttgcagtgagctgagatcgcaccactgcactccagcctgggcgacagagcaagactcggtctcaaaaacaaaaaacaaacaaattagcctggcatccatagtggcacatgcctgtaatcccagttactcgggaggctgaggcaggagaatcgcttgaacccaggaggcgaaggttgcagtgagctgagatcgtgccattgcactcgagcctcagcaacaagagtgaaactgcgtctcaaaaaaaaaaaaaaataataataataataataataatttggccgggcgcggtggctcaagcctgtaatcccagcactttgggaggccgagacgggcggatcacgaggttaggagatcgagaccatcctggctaacacggtgaaaccccgtctctactaaaaaaaaaatacaaaaaactagccgggcgaggtggcgggtgcctgtagtcccagctactcgggaggctgaggcaggagaatggcgtaaacccgggaggcggagcttgcagtgagctgagatctggccactatgctccagcctgggggacagagcgagactccgtctcaaaaaaaaaaaaaaaaaaaaatttgtagagatagggtctcctcaCTACGTTGCCAAGCAAGGTTGtctaactcttggcctcaagcaatcctcctgcctcagtctcccaaagtactgtgattataagggtgagccactgtgcccagccccagctaaCTAAGTGGGTTACCTGACCACCTTCTAGTTCTTTGGGGGTATTTAAAGAAGTTGATTTGCATAAAAGTACTTGGGGAAGTACTTAGTTCACAAGAAGTACAACCTCAAAAGCATTGCTGTGAGGACTCCACAGGGACAGACCAGGAAGTACTGTTTACAAAAAGTACCATTTTTGAGTCAGACCCGCCTGGGGTGCGATCGTATCCTGTCACTTTCCCCTTGGGTGATCTTATGCACTTGAGGTACCCCAGGGATCCTCCTTTTTCCTCCAAGTCTCACCTGCCAGAGGTCCAGGCCCAGCACACCAAAGTTATCATAGGCATAGATACTGGGATCAGGAGAGTACTCGGGATTGTCAATTTCTGGGTGGATCCAAGTGCCCTTGTAATCTGGGTTGTCGATCTGCCGGGGCTTCCACTCACCCtgcagaaggaagaagggaactAGAGGGTGAGTAAGGTTGGTGCACTCCCCACTGTGAGCCCCAGCCCTGCTCAGAGCCCCAAACTCACCTTGTACTCAGGGTTCTGAATCACTGGGGGTTCCCACTCTCCATCCATCTCTTCATCCCAGTCCTCGGGTTTCTTAGCATCGGGGTCAGGGATATGCTCGGGCTTGTCCCAGTCCTGGGGAGTAGATGAAGAGGTCAGAGTTGGCCCAAATGTCCTCACACCCTCCAATGTGGAGAGCAGAGCCCCCACCCAAACACCAACCTCAGGCTTGGAGTCTGTGGGATCATCGATCTTGGCCCGCTCATCCCAGTCTTCAGGTTTTGAAGCATCAGGATCCTTTATCTTCTTGGGTGGCAGGAAGTCCCAATCATCTTCCAAGGAGCCCGACTCCACCTGGCTGTTGTCAATCTTCACCTCATAAGTGTTGTCTGGCCGCACAATCAGTGTGTACAGGTGTGTAAACTCATCATcctgaagaaggaagaaggtgaGCAGCCCCCCCTCAATCAGGCTGACCTCTGAACCTCCCCATGACACCCATTTGCCACCACCCCCAGGCACACCTTGCAACGGATGTCCTTGTTGATCAGCACGTTTTTGCCCTTGTAGTTGAAGATGACGTGAACCTTCTTGGTGCCGGGGCCACAGATATCAGGACCTAGGTGTGAAGCAGATCCAGTTAAGAGTCAGAGACTACCCACCATTTCGAGTTCCTCACCCCTCTTTACAAAAGGAAGACCTGGTTCCTAAACTCGGGTCTGTCAAGGCTGAAAAGAGAAACTCAGACCCTGATTCTGTCCTGAATGGGTTGTGGGTGAAGCcttaagtttaaattaaaaaaaaaaatcagtgctctAGAACTCAACATCCTCATTTGTAAGATTGGGAAATAACTATATACAATGACACAAATTAATTAACAGCCTAGATCTGCGATCATAACGCAATAAATTGTTGCTGTGATTTAATTCTTTTAGCGCCCCTTCCAAAGAAAATCATAACTATTAAGAAAGTCAGTGGGGTCTGGGTCTCCCTCCAACTAATGGGACAGAGGTCAGCACCAGGAAGCAGCCCCTCACCAAACATGATGTTGTATTCTGAGTCTCCGTGCATGTCCGTCTGGTCCAAACTATTAGGAAACAGCTTCACATAACCGCCCCCACAGTCGATGTTCTGCTCATGTTTCACCGTGAACTGCACCACCAGCGTCTGGCCTTTGTTGCTGAAAGGCTCGAAACTGGCCGACAGAGCATAAAAGCGTGCATCCTGGCTTGTCTGCAAACCTGAGACGGGACGGTAGTGTGGTCACCGTTGGGTCCTGACCCGCGAGGACCCTCGATTTAGACGATACAGACGACTCCCCCACTTCCTCCACCTGCCCTGCTCCTAGGGGACTGACTGTCCCGGCTGTGTGTGTGCGGACAAGGACTTCTGCCAGGAAGTCCTCGCGGATCTGAGCACCCACTCCTAGGCTCTTACCTTTATCTTTTTCCTCGTCACCGTAGAACTTGCCGGAACTGAGGACGAATTTGCCAAAATCTGACTTGTGTTTGGATTCGATCCAGCGGGAAGTCCACCCGTCTAAGTGGGGGGTTAGAGAGTTAGGTCAGCGCGGCTCTGCTAATCCCCCCCACACCAAGCATCTGCGGAGAACCACAAGCTGCTGGGGACAGGGAAGGAGATCCCCGactctccccaccccaacctctAGTTGACACGTCGGGTGCCTTCAGCGATCCTCGGGCGAACCCTAACTCCCGCCGTGGGAGGCCGCTACGCCTTCCGCGCTCCCCAGGGACGCAGAAGAGGGATCGCCCGCAGCTCCAGTCGCCGGGGACCACTGTGTTGGCCCTCTAAGCGGTAATTACGGGCGACGACGCAGATCCGGGATGGGGGGCCGGCTGCGTCGTCGGGACGGCCTCGAGGTGGGACCAGGCGTTACCTCCGTCCAGAAACTGCTCCTTGAAGTAGACGGCGGGCTCGGCGGCGGCCAAGCCGAGGAGGCCGAGCAACAGCGGCACGGATAGCAGCATGGCGGGCCGAGGGGGCGGCGGCGCGCGGGCCCTTTAAAACGACCCTCCGGCGGCGGCTCTGCAGTACGGACGGACGCCGCCGCCCGCCTTGCATTTTTATACCCACCCGCCTCTCAAACCAACCTGACCCAGCCCTTGGGCCCGCCCCTGACACTTTATCATTGGCCTGCGCCCACGGCCGTCTCTTTCCATTGGACCTTCTTCGGTTCACTAGGTTAGGCTGCGCCTCGGAACGCTGGGTTCCCAGATGGCCGATTTCTATTGGCCTCACCACTGACCAATGATGGTCGACCACGCGTTGTGGGGGACGCCCACTGGTGGGGTGGGGGCCGCGAGCACCTCAGGCCAGGTCATGTGACCAGACCTGAACCTAAGACCGCCCTTGCCCGTGCGCGTCGTTCCCCATCTGGGCGTTTAAAGAACCCGCGGGAGCGCAGGTGTTTCCACGCGGGATCGGGACCCCGCCTCAGCTTCTCTTCCTCCCGTTCCCTCTAGGTGGAGGGGCTGGGCAAGGCTTTCCTAGCCAGTTCTTATCTTGCATTTGGGAACCAGCACCCCACTGCtgctcccccacccccgcccaggATAGGAGAGAGCTCATGGGTTGGGGCCCTGGGGCTACGCTGCACCCCGGTGCTACAGCCACGCGGGCCAGTGGGAAGAATGCCAGCCCTCTCCTCATTCTGCCCCTAGGGCCCTGGCAGCCTATCAGACTGCTGCTGTGTGActggggcaagtcacttaacctctctgaagtGACAGACGTTCCTGAGCAGACAGAGGGGGTGACCCTGGCCAGGTGCTACCCAGCAGAAATGCTGTTAACGTTTTTAAAGCTGGCCTGGGACAAGAGGGGAGGAAGACTTAACGATGTGACTGTGACTCCTGGGGTGGGGATAGGGTTATTACCCAGATTGCAGCAGCCCCTTTACTCTCCTCTCAACCGGTAAATGAAGGAGGTCGCTGTCTGTGGTCTCCCACAAACGGCCTGGCTTTTGCAATTAAACGGCTATAGGCGAGAGGGCAGGGGGTTCCGTTTGGGGAGGGAAAAAAGACACAGATGGTAGCGAAGATAAGGTGCTAGGGAGATGGGCAggacccccccaccccaccccagtctGGAGTCTTCTGAAGCCAGAGGCACGTGACTGGCACCAGTACCCTGCCCCCACGCTGTAGAAAGGAGAGCTGGGGGTTTTCCAAACTCTGGGCAAATAAGCCCTGGACCTGGGAACACGGGAGTGGACTGTGGAAGGAGGGAATGAGGGGGATCCAGGAAAGAGGGTGAGGAGGGGGTGCTTCCTGGCTAATGGTTGTGACtcagaaaagggaggaaggaaaaaatgaaaaggaaaacaaagtggaGTGGGGGAATGACTTGGCAAGGGTCTTtggttaagaaaagaaaaagaaatggtggccgggcgcggtggctcacgcctgtaaacccagcacttggggaggccgaggcaggcggatcatttgaggtcatgagttcgagagcagcctggccaacaaggtgaaaacccgtctccacttaaaaaaaaaaaaattagctgggcgtggtggtgggtgcctgtaatcccagtactcaggaggctgaggtgggagaatcacttgaaacctgggagccagagattgcagtgagccgagatcacaccactccaggCCACCAGCccaggtgatagagcaagactccatctcgagaaAAAAGAGGGGGGAGAATGAATTGGGAAGTTGGGGTTCTACCCCTTCCTCTAGGTAGTATTCAGTATTGCCTAGTCTGGTCCCCTCAATGAGGATCCCGAGGACCATCCCAGGCCTCTGGCTGACCCTTCCTCCTGTTCCTGTGTCAGGCACCTGTGGGCTTGGCACTTCCTACCTGAGATTAGACACtgcctgttttgttcactttGCATCCTCCAGTGTCACCTGCAGCATCTGGCACAGAACAGGATTAAAAACTACTTGCTGCATgacagaagagaggaaggaaggacttGTAGAAATTAactaaaaacaggctgggcacagtgactcatgcctataatcccaacagtttggcaggccaagatgggaggatcacttgaggccaggagttcaagaccagcctgggcaacatagcaggatgccatctttactaaaaaaaaatttttttttttttttgagacggaatcttgctctgtcacctagactggagtgcagtggcgtgatctcgatctcggctcactacaagctccgcctcccgggttcacgccattctcctgcctcagcctcctgagtagttgggactacagacacctgccaccacgcccagctaattttgcttttgtatttttagtagagacagggtttcaccatgttagccaggatggtctcgatctcctgacctcgtgatccacccgcctcggcctcccaaagtgctgggattacaggcgtgagccaccgcacccagcgaaaaaaagttttttaaattgccaggcatggtggcgcccgcctgtgttcccagctactcagaaggctgaggcaggaggatcacttgagaccaggaggttgacGCTGCTGTGAGCGGTGTTCTTGCCACTgcacactctaacctgggtgacagagcaagacctgtctcaaaaataaataaaaataagctggacACGGtagttcacacttgtaatcctagcacattgggaaactgaggcaggcagattgttttagcccagcagttcaagaccagcctgggcaacatggtggaaccttgttcttacaaaaaaaaaaaaatacacattatatatatatgtcaaacaTATGAGATACATAAATtgtatatgagatatatatgtcacatatatcatatatcatgTATTATGATATATGTAACAATTAGCTTGactagttatatatatatatagttatatatatatacacacacctggcacatatatatgtaactggcatatatatatgcacatatatatgtaactggcatatatatatgcacatatatatatataaaaaattagcctggactggtggcacacacctgtagtcccagctacttgggaggctgaggtgagaggatcacttgagcccaggaggtggaggctgcagtcagccaagatcatgccactgcactacagcctgggcaacagagtgagacccactctctaaataaataaataaataatcaacaaaaaatgggaggagagaagggaCTTTGAGAAATGTATCCTGAATACAGAACCTCATATAGGGTCAGGACTGGGGGATATGAGTCATCCCATTTTGCAGACTCAAATAATAATTGTGATGTAAAAGGAATAAATGTGTTCTGCTTATAAGAGTGTTTGAATGTGGACCACACTCAATGTAGTAAGCAGTGTGAATATGTGTGggcatttaattctcacaataacctgGGCTCCAATCATCTCCATGTGggcaagaaactgaggcacagaaagattaagcCTTCTGGTTGAATGACATAAATGGCAGatctagaattctttttttttttttttttttttttgagacagagccttgctctgtcacccaggctggagtgcagtggggcaatctccgctcactacaagctccgcctcccaggctcaagtgattctcctgcctcagcttcctgagtggctgggattacaggcatccccaccgcacctggctaatttttgtatttttagaggagatggggtttcgccatcttggtcaagctggtcttgaactcctgacccaggtgattcatctacctcagcctcccaaagtgctgggattacaggcatgagccactgcgcctggcctgcagaTCTAGGATTCCAATCTACCTGTGCTGACATAAATCACCACTGCCCACATGTGATTACTGACCATTTGAAACGTGGTTGGTCTGAACTGAGATGTGTTGTACGTGTAAAATACACATCAGATTTTGAAGATttagtatggaaaaaaaaagtgcttttttttttttttttttttagacggagtttcgccttgttgtccaggctggagtgcaatgacatgatctcggctcactgcaacctctgcctcccaagttcaagcgattctcctgcttcagcctcccaagtagctgagattacaggcatgcaccaccatgccctgctaattttgtatttttagtagagatagggtttctccatgttagtcaggctggtcttgaactcccaacctcaggtgatccacccgcctcggcctcccaaagtgctgggattacaggtgtgagccaccgcgcccagccgagtgcaaaatattttattagtcatcttttttttttcttaagagtcagggtctggctggctgggcacggtgggtcacgcctgtaatgccagcactttgggagaccgatgcaggaggataacctgagcctaggagtttgagaccagcctggacaacatggcaaaaacccatctttaccaaaaaaaaaaagataaaagagaaaaagctgggtgtagtggcacgcacctgtagttccagctactcaggagcctaaggTTGGAGGATCAttagagcctgggaagtcaaagctgcagtaagccataattgcgccactgcactccagcataggtgacagagcaagaccctgtctcaaaaaagaaagatgttttgcACTATATTTCTATAGGACAGTGCTAATCTAGGCCATGCAGTATTTGCACCGACGTTGCTCTCAGCGCACAGGGGTGGGGGATCTGGAAGGTTTATAATTTATGACTTAATTTCCACCAACTCTCTGTAGAACTTTGGGCAAGTCATACcaccttgagcctcagttttctcatctgtgtaatGCGGTTATATCAGTATCTACATCATAAAGTTTTGGGGATAAATGAAATACTACACGTGAAGTACTTAGTTCTGGGCTAAGTACTACCACATAGGAGGTAGTCCACACAGGTTAGGTGCCACCTTGACTTACTAGATGAATCCTTTTCCCCTCTATAAAAAGGGATGGTACCTACCCAGCCttcctttgaaattttaaaagtagctgaCATCGCCAAAATGACCATCTCTGGAGCCCACCACCCATCGCCTCTCGTAGGGCAAGAGAGAATACCAGAAGGGCAGAGATTTCTGTAACCCAGAGAGGGTTaagtccaaggtcacacagcccgCTCGAAGTGAGGCTAGATAAAGCTCAAAACAGGGCGGTGCTTCTGACCTTGAGATAATCGATTTTCCTCTCTGGTCAACCAGACGCCACTGATGGAGCCAGGGTGGAGGTGGGAACTGAGTCCCGTGCACCTTCTGAGGCTCCGTCGCCACACTCAAGATGACGACACATTGAGCCCTGCTCTGCGGTTAGACACATTCAAGATGGCGATGCACAGCCCGGATTCCGGTTCCGGTGGCTCAGGCCCCGGCCAGGACACGCTGAGCACACTGGAAGCAGCCATGGCGGATGGTCCGGTGGCGGAACTGCTGCTCCGGCGGCTGGAGGCGTCCGATGGCGGCCTGGACAGCGCCGAGCTGGCGGCTGAGCTGGGCATGGAGCACCAAGCGGTGGTGGGCGCCGTGAAGAGCCTTCAGGCACTGGGCGAGGTGAGCCGGGCCCGTGATGCCGGGCCGCCTTGCCCTTGCACCTACGGTCCCCTTGCCAGGAGGGCTCTACGTCCAGACCAAATTCCCTCAGGCCTAGTTTGGGGTAGCTGTATATGTGTCCACCCCGGGATGCGCGGACGGGAAGTGGGACGAGTGAGGGCCCAAATGTTCCTCATGCAATAAACGTTTATTGAGGCGCGGTCAGCGTGGGTAGGGGGAACGATAATGGACGAGGAGGACGCGGTTGCTGCCCTCACGCAGGTTGCGACCTAATAGGAAGGTGCTTCAAGAACTAGAGTGATGGGGGGAACACAGGGGACCCAGCTGTGACAGCTGACCCAGGCTTGGGGGTCAGGGAGAGCGGCCTGGTGCAGGTGACGGCTGAGTCGGTTCTCTGTAGAGGAAAGTGATACCACTTTAGAGATCAGTGGCCGGGATCTTCGGGGATGGCAGGCGGCGAGGGAGACCAGCATAGCTGTAATTGCAAGGCCTCTTAGGTCTTTACCTCACGAGGGAACTGGGGAGCGATAGCAGGAGCTACAGCCCGGTCAGATGAGTGTGCTATCCACATCACCTTTGGGAATAACTGGCAGGGACAGGACAGGAGGTGAAGGGATGAAAGCAGAAGCTGGCACTTCCCCAAGCTGGATGGCATGATGTCTGGCTATGGGAAGGCAGCttgggggag contains:
- the CALR gene encoding calreticulin yields the protein MLLSVPLLLGLLGLAAAEPAVYFKEQFLDGDGWTSRWIESKHKSDFGKFVLSSGKFYGDEEKDKGLQTSQDARFYALSASFEPFSNKGQTLVVQFTVKHEQNIDCGGGYVKLFPNSLDQTDMHGDSEYNIMFGPDICGPGTKKVHVIFNYKGKNVLINKDIRCKDDEFTHLYTLIVRPDNTYEVKIDNSQVESGSLEDDWDFLPPKKIKDPDASKPEDWDERAKIDDPTDSKPEDWDKPEHIPDPDAKKPEDWDEEMDGEWEPPVIQNPEYKGEWKPRQIDNPDYKGTWIHPEIDNPEYSPDPSIYAYDNFGVLGLDLWQVKSGTIFDNFLITNDEAYAEEFGNETWGVTKAAEKQMKDKQDEEQRLKEEEEDKKRKEEEEAEEKEDDEDKDEDEEDEEDKEEDEEEDVPGQAKDEL